In Paenibacillus ihbetae, the following are encoded in one genomic region:
- a CDS encoding cache domain-containing sensor histidine kinase — MRGYRRLHSIVTQLFLFFFIGTTLPVLMMGFLSFHKSASIVEEQVGKVASLTITQVSDKLNMFFKKLDDSSMMVLNSKVVHGILEDPDLSQYDLNLKVKEGKDLLTSIMINSPEIIDVYVFDIKRNNSVLSADSLMSIPSQWESAWFQSILEARGQTVWFGLSDTSYLKQTSMGFPVFGLGRAIRSWDTGEIVGVMFFEIMGDVLIDELNHVQFGDTGYMYVANDENRFFYHPDPAMYGKRSPVELPTGPTEYEWNNKKTLMIPSRLNNGWHVVGMVPLKELTADSASIRSFTVWIVLGSMLAAIGIGYYMTRKIGNPLVHLSRLMRRSEAGDLSVRCRNVGPSEIGQLGRSFNKMIEQIDLLIQRIAAEESEKKKAEIRALRYQINPHFLYNTLNSIRWMAKLNRTNDVDKAVAAFVHLLEGSLGRSGVFIRLGDELELLRQYMIIQKYRYDHPIELVVDCPAGMEDVQIPRMLLQPIVENAIFHGIAPLDDKGVIRVVIRRQQEDAMIHIEDNGIGIEPEKLAGLLDYERNRSKQGMTHIGLSHVHQTVRLYYGSRYGLNVERKEEGGTRVTILIPANGGDIHVQSAAR; from the coding sequence ATGCGGGGATACCGCCGTCTTCATTCGATCGTAACGCAGCTGTTTTTGTTCTTTTTCATCGGTACGACATTGCCGGTTCTGATGATGGGCTTCCTCTCCTTCCACAAGTCGGCATCCATCGTGGAGGAGCAGGTGGGCAAGGTGGCGTCGCTGACGATTACGCAGGTCAGTGACAAGCTGAACATGTTCTTCAAGAAGCTGGACGATTCCTCGATGATGGTGCTGAACAGCAAGGTCGTCCACGGGATTTTGGAGGACCCGGACCTCAGCCAATATGACTTGAACCTTAAGGTTAAAGAAGGCAAGGATCTGCTGACCTCCATTATGATCAACTCGCCGGAAATTATCGACGTGTACGTCTTTGATATCAAGCGGAACAATTCCGTCCTCAGCGCGGACTCGCTGATGTCCATTCCGAGTCAATGGGAATCGGCGTGGTTTCAGTCGATCCTGGAGGCCCGCGGGCAGACGGTGTGGTTCGGTCTGTCCGACACCTCTTATCTGAAGCAGACAAGCATGGGGTTTCCGGTCTTTGGGCTCGGAAGGGCGATCCGCAGCTGGGATACGGGGGAAATCGTCGGCGTCATGTTCTTCGAGATCATGGGAGATGTGCTTATCGACGAGCTGAACCACGTTCAGTTCGGGGATACGGGTTACATGTATGTCGCCAACGACGAGAACCGCTTCTTCTACCATCCCGATCCGGCCATGTACGGGAAGCGCTCCCCTGTTGAGCTGCCGACAGGGCCGACGGAATACGAGTGGAACAACAAGAAGACGCTTATGATCCCTTCCAGGCTGAACAACGGCTGGCATGTCGTGGGAATGGTTCCGCTCAAGGAGCTGACGGCCGATTCGGCCAGCATCCGCAGCTTTACGGTATGGATCGTGCTCGGCTCGATGCTGGCGGCCATCGGGATCGGCTATTACATGACACGGAAGATCGGCAATCCTCTTGTTCATTTAAGCCGATTGATGCGCCGAAGCGAAGCCGGGGACTTGAGCGTGCGCTGCCGGAATGTCGGTCCAAGCGAAATCGGCCAGCTCGGCAGAAGCTTTAACAAAATGATCGAGCAGATTGATCTGTTGATCCAGCGGATCGCCGCAGAGGAATCGGAGAAGAAGAAGGCAGAAATTCGGGCCCTTCGTTATCAGATCAATCCGCATTTTTTATATAACACGCTGAACTCGATCCGATGGATGGCCAAGCTGAACCGCACCAATGATGTCGATAAGGCCGTAGCGGCGTTTGTGCATCTCCTTGAAGGCAGCCTTGGGCGCAGCGGGGTCTTTATACGGCTTGGCGATGAGCTGGAGCTCCTCCGCCAATACATGATCATCCAGAAATACCGCTATGACCATCCGATCGAGCTGGTCGTCGACTGTCCGGCGGGCATGGAAGACGTGCAAATTCCACGCATGCTGCTGCAGCCGATCGTGGAAAATGCGATTTTCCATGGGATTGCGCCCCTGGACGACAAGGGAGTGATCCGGGTTGTCATCCGGCGGCAGCAGGAGGATGCCATGATCCACATCGAGGACAACGGCATCGGAATCGAGCCGGAGAAGCTGGCCGGCCTGCTCGATTATGAGCGCAACCGCTCCAAGCAGGGAATGACCCACATCGGACTGTCGCATGTCCATCAAACCGTGAGGCTGTATTACGGCAGCCGTTACGGCTTGAACGTCGAGCGGAAGGAAGAGGGAGGCACGCGGGTGACCATCTTGATTCCGGCGAACGGAGGGGATATTCATGTACAAAGTGCTGCTCGTTGA
- a CDS encoding NAD(P)/FAD-dependent oxidoreductase — MSKHILILGGGYGGLLSALSAREHFGVNDAKITLVNRFPTHQIITELHRLAAGNISEKAVALPLDKLLRNANVDLRIGNVKEIKPDERTVSLDDGGNFTYDVLVIALGSETAFFGIPGLQENSFILKSVNDANRLRAHVEARIAEYAKTKNKADATIVVGGGGLTGVELVGEYADMRSELARKHGIDPQEITLYCVEAAPSILPGFPAELVDRATTSLQKRGVNFLTGLPITKMDGTTVELKDGSTIETSTLVWTGGVQGNSVVANCGIEVNRGRAVVNEYLQSASHPDVYVAGDSAVVMGPEGRPYPPTAQLAWQMGELIGYNIFANLNGGAQASFEPVFSGTLGSLGRKDAIGTIGANKTQLKGLPATLMKEASNMRYLSHINGLFTLAY, encoded by the coding sequence ATGTCTAAACATATTTTAATTTTGGGCGGGGGCTACGGCGGCTTGCTGAGCGCACTTTCTGCACGCGAGCATTTTGGCGTCAACGACGCGAAAATTACGCTGGTCAACCGTTTCCCAACACACCAGATCATTACAGAACTGCATCGACTGGCAGCAGGCAACATCTCAGAGAAAGCAGTGGCCCTGCCGCTGGATAAATTGCTTCGCAACGCCAACGTGGATCTGCGCATTGGCAACGTCAAGGAGATCAAGCCTGACGAACGCACCGTATCCTTGGATGACGGCGGAAACTTTACTTATGATGTTCTCGTTATCGCGCTTGGCAGCGAAACTGCATTCTTCGGCATTCCGGGACTTCAAGAGAACAGCTTCATTCTGAAGTCGGTAAACGACGCGAATCGTCTGCGTGCCCATGTGGAAGCCCGCATCGCGGAATATGCAAAAACGAAGAACAAGGCCGATGCAACGATCGTTGTCGGCGGCGGCGGCTTGACCGGCGTCGAGCTTGTCGGCGAGTATGCGGATATGCGCAGCGAGCTTGCACGCAAGCACGGGATCGATCCACAGGAAATTACGCTCTACTGCGTAGAAGCGGCTCCTTCCATTCTGCCAGGCTTCCCGGCAGAGCTGGTTGACCGTGCGACGACAAGCTTGCAGAAGCGCGGCGTGAACTTCCTCACCGGCTTGCCGATCACGAAGATGGACGGAACGACCGTGGAGCTGAAAGACGGCAGCACCATCGAAACCAGCACGCTGGTATGGACCGGCGGCGTACAGGGTAACTCGGTTGTAGCGAACTGCGGTATCGAAGTGAACCGCGGTCGTGCGGTCGTTAACGAGTACCTGCAATCCGCTTCCCATCCTGACGTGTATGTCGCTGGCGACAGCGCGGTTGTTATGGGACCGGAAGGCCGTCCATACCCGCCGACAGCACAGCTGGCATGGCAGATGGGCGAGCTGATCGGCTACAACATCTTCGCGAATCTGAACGGCGGCGCACAAGCTTCCTTCGAGCCGGTATTCTCCGGTACGCTGGGCAGCTTGGGACGCAAGGATGCCATCGGAACCATCGGCGCGAACAAAACGCAATTGAAAGGTTTGCCTGCAACGCTGATGAAGGAAGCGAGCAACATGCGCTACCTCTCTCACATCAACGGATTGTTTACGCTGGCATACTAA
- a CDS encoding DUF1641 domain-containing protein: protein MTETSNPQPSETPDNVAGNQASRPDVLLEQLLKPEVQESLTTLVDNLPKLTEMLTFFTKAYDFGKSVATDPVLAEDTMASLAGFTKPVTDKAKAIASAAIEAGDRIHAQGDQAQIGVFGLMKMLKDPQVQKGLRYAQAFLDVLNERDQQNKR from the coding sequence ATGACAGAAACATCTAACCCGCAACCGTCCGAAACACCGGATAACGTTGCAGGAAACCAGGCCAGCCGTCCTGATGTGCTGCTCGAACAATTGCTAAAGCCTGAGGTACAGGAATCGCTGACTACGCTCGTGGATAACCTGCCTAAGCTTACAGAAATGCTCACATTCTTCACGAAGGCTTATGATTTCGGCAAGTCCGTAGCTACTGATCCGGTGCTGGCGGAAGACACCATGGCTTCTCTCGCAGGATTCACGAAGCCTGTTACAGACAAGGCAAAAGCGATTGCGTCTGCCGCGATCGAAGCGGGCGACCGTATCCATGCACAGGGCGATCAAGCGCAAATCGGCGTATTCGGTCTGATGAAAATGCTGAAGGATCCTCAAGTTCAAAAGGGTCTTCGCTATGCTCAGGCTTTTCTTGACGTTCTGAACGAGCGCGACCAACAGAACAAGCGTTAA
- a CDS encoding polysaccharide deacetylase, which produces MKIVARVASIALFFGVLALMITAWAGFPGGKPKPADVKVYMEQALLAPASAAGVQTKEQLGQSGETPIKQAVYAAGAGKQATSAAAAQAQAPKAEKKVYLTFDDGPSDLTLEVLDILRKEGIKGTFFVLGEQAEARPEIINRIYEEGHVIGNHTYDHRYDKLYGHFQDFWTQIKKTEEVIRLITGERPQLVRAPGGTAGHFDQAYFDLMEQGGYRVFDWNVDSGDSKRRGVPAKEIVKGATAKVSGSEAVVLLHDSNGHEESVKALPEIIAYYKKQGYAFDVLTPDMQPVQFKAQQSAVKASQPSRQWIEDHVAANAKLFETGRTLALEFGAMETAFEPGEYKMEGGRLLVPLRSLTERLGGEVSWKGHSKTVSVSLGGKRWEADPLRRTISPAESWGRPLPSDVHLIGGTAWIPLRDALAASGHPVTRVTYEDAEIRIITL; this is translated from the coding sequence ATGAAAATTGTAGCGAGAGTTGCATCCATTGCCTTGTTTTTTGGTGTGCTGGCGTTAATGATAACGGCCTGGGCCGGATTTCCCGGGGGGAAACCGAAGCCGGCCGATGTGAAGGTATATATGGAGCAGGCGCTGTTGGCTCCGGCATCCGCCGCCGGGGTTCAGACGAAGGAGCAGCTAGGCCAAAGCGGTGAAACGCCGATCAAGCAGGCGGTTTATGCCGCGGGAGCAGGCAAGCAAGCGACATCCGCCGCCGCAGCGCAAGCCCAGGCCCCGAAAGCTGAGAAGAAGGTATATCTTACCTTCGACGACGGCCCTTCCGATTTGACGCTGGAAGTGCTGGACATATTGCGGAAGGAAGGCATTAAGGGCACGTTCTTCGTGCTGGGGGAGCAGGCAGAAGCACGCCCGGAAATTATCAACCGCATATATGAAGAAGGACACGTGATCGGCAATCATACATATGATCATCGCTATGACAAGCTTTACGGGCATTTTCAAGATTTCTGGACCCAGATCAAGAAGACGGAAGAGGTGATCCGTTTGATTACAGGCGAACGTCCGCAGCTCGTCAGGGCGCCGGGCGGGACAGCCGGACATTTTGACCAGGCATATTTCGATTTGATGGAGCAGGGGGGATATCGCGTATTCGATTGGAACGTCGACAGCGGGGATTCGAAGCGCCGGGGGGTTCCGGCCAAGGAGATCGTGAAAGGCGCAACAGCGAAGGTCAGCGGAAGCGAGGCGGTTGTGCTGCTGCATGACAGCAACGGCCACGAGGAGAGCGTAAAGGCGCTGCCGGAGATCATCGCTTATTATAAAAAGCAGGGCTATGCGTTCGATGTGCTTACGCCGGATATGCAGCCGGTCCAGTTCAAGGCGCAGCAAAGCGCGGTTAAGGCCTCGCAGCCTTCCCGCCAATGGATCGAGGATCATGTTGCGGCCAATGCCAAACTATTCGAGACGGGCCGAACGCTTGCGCTCGAGTTCGGGGCCATGGAGACCGCCTTCGAGCCGGGCGAGTACAAAATGGAGGGCGGGCGTTTGCTGGTTCCTCTGCGCTCCTTGACCGAGCGGCTCGGAGGGGAGGTCTCCTGGAAGGGTCACAGCAAGACCGTCAGCGTGTCCCTTGGAGGGAAACGCTGGGAAGCGGACCCGCTGAGACGCACGATAAGCCCGGCTGAATCCTGGGGAAGGCCGCTTCCGTCCGATGTGCACCTGATCGGCGGCACGGCCTGGATTCCGCTCCGTGACGCCCTTGCTGCATCCGGGCACCCTGTTACAAGAGTGACATATGAAGATGCGGAAATTCGGATCATAACTTTGTAG
- the bcp gene encoding thioredoxin-dependent thiol peroxidase — translation MKPSHVEVGSPVPDFTLAASSGENVSLSDFRGRKVVLFFYPKNMTPTCTEEACSFRDHYGALKEAGAVVIGISPDPLKSHAKFIDKHSLPYLLLADEEHKVSELFGVWQMKKMFGREYMGIVRSTFLIDEKGKLAREWRKVKVKGHVEAVLEAVLS, via the coding sequence GTGAAACCATCACATGTTGAAGTTGGGAGCCCGGTCCCGGATTTTACCCTCGCGGCTTCAAGCGGAGAGAATGTATCCTTGAGCGACTTTCGCGGACGCAAGGTCGTGCTTTTTTTCTATCCCAAAAATATGACGCCCACATGCACCGAGGAGGCCTGCAGCTTCCGCGATCACTACGGCGCATTAAAGGAAGCGGGAGCGGTCGTCATCGGCATCAGCCCTGATCCATTGAAATCCCATGCCAAATTTATCGATAAGCATAGCCTGCCCTATTTGCTTCTGGCTGATGAAGAGCATAAGGTGAGCGAGCTGTTCGGGGTATGGCAGATGAAGAAGATGTTTGGCCGCGAGTATATGGGGATCGTGCGCTCCACCTTCCTGATCGATGAGAAGGGGAAGCTCGCCCGCGAATGGCGCAAGGTCAAGGTGAAGGGCCATGTGGAAGCGGTCCTCGAAGCTGTGCTGTCATAA
- a CDS encoding LCP family protein — MTKKTKKTIIWSICVVLAAVVAYGTYYAVSFYDGLQSLNKSGESSPFREIEKVDAKAPAPPEWEGTEPVNILLMGVDARGFEEGEIPRSDSMMVASIDPVKKKMYLFSILRDTYTDIPGHDRNRINTAITHGPNTAMKAVGDLLGIPIQYYVYTDFQGFIKLVDSVGGVDFYVEKDMNYSSKADKNEYDINLKEGMQHLDGNAALQYVRFRYDAMGDFTRTERQRELIKAVAKKMQTTTSIMKLPDILRAVSPYIDTNLEVEDMWKLATVAYKSSMSGSEQIPPMKLLKEESIGGAAVLTVGNPDTLKQYIQDIMNPPDPDPETEEGQSEGKESDPAGKESNPSASTSTSAATETDRN, encoded by the coding sequence ATGACCAAAAAAACAAAGAAGACGATTATATGGAGCATATGCGTCGTTCTTGCGGCAGTCGTCGCCTACGGCACTTATTATGCAGTATCATTCTATGACGGCCTGCAAAGCTTGAACAAAAGCGGTGAGTCCTCCCCTTTCCGTGAAATCGAGAAAGTGGATGCCAAAGCCCCTGCGCCTCCCGAATGGGAAGGCACCGAGCCGGTCAACATCCTGCTGATGGGCGTCGATGCCCGCGGCTTCGAGGAAGGGGAAATTCCCCGCTCGGACAGCATGATGGTAGCCTCCATCGACCCGGTAAAGAAAAAAATGTACCTGTTCTCTATTCTGCGCGATACGTACACGGACATACCCGGGCATGACCGGAACCGGATCAACACGGCGATCACCCATGGCCCCAATACCGCGATGAAGGCGGTCGGCGATCTGCTCGGCATTCCGATCCAATACTATGTCTACACCGACTTCCAAGGATTTATTAAGCTGGTGGATTCCGTCGGCGGCGTTGATTTTTACGTCGAGAAGGATATGAATTATTCCAGCAAAGCGGACAAGAATGAATATGACATCAATCTGAAGGAAGGCATGCAGCATCTTGACGGCAACGCCGCGCTCCAGTACGTCCGTTTCCGTTACGACGCTATGGGGGACTTTACCCGTACCGAGCGGCAGCGCGAGCTGATTAAAGCGGTCGCCAAGAAAATGCAGACGACCACGTCGATTATGAAGCTGCCGGATATTTTGAGAGCCGTCAGCCCTTACATCGACACGAATCTCGAGGTTGAGGACATGTGGAAGCTGGCCACCGTGGCATATAAGAGCAGCATGAGCGGCAGCGAGCAGATCCCTCCGATGAAGCTGCTGAAGGAAGAATCGATCGGCGGCGCAGCTGTCTTGACGGTCGGCAATCCGGACACCTTAAAGCAGTACATTCAGGATATCATGAACCCGCCGGACCCTGATCCGGAGACCGAAGAAGGCCAAAGCGAAGGCAAGGAGAGCGATCCTGCCGGCAAAGAAAGCAATCCTTCTGCATCGACGTCCACGTCTGCAGCCACAGAGACAGACCGCAACTAA
- a CDS encoding glutamate-1-semialdehyde 2,1-aminomutase: MNTSRTRSEALYQEALQHIVGGVNSPSRSFKAVGGGAPVFMKRASGAYFWDEDGNRYIDYLAAYGPIITGHAHPHITAAITAAAQNGTLYGTPTELEIKLAKMLKDAIPSLDKVRFVNSGTEAVMTTIRVARAYTKRNKIIKFAGCYHGHSDLVLVAAGSGPSTLGIPDSAGIPTSIAHEVITVPFNDLDSLREALERWGDDVAAVMVEPIVGNFGMVMPKPGFLEGLCKMAHDNGSLVIYDEVISAFRFHYGSSQTYAGLANHEAIQPDLTALGKIIGGGLPIGAYGGRKHVMEQVAPLGPAYQAGTMAGNPASIAAGIACLEVLQGEGVYEEMERLTIKLTEGLKCSADRHGIPLTINRIRGSFSTHFCDHPVTNYDEAQDTDGEAFASFFRHMLDRGINLAPSKYEAWFMTTAHTEADIDATLEAAEASFQAMKG; encoded by the coding sequence ATGAACACATCCAGAACCCGTTCCGAAGCCTTATACCAGGAAGCACTTCAGCATATTGTCGGCGGTGTCAACAGCCCCTCCCGCTCGTTCAAAGCGGTCGGCGGCGGCGCCCCCGTCTTCATGAAACGCGCCAGCGGCGCCTATTTCTGGGATGAGGACGGCAATCGTTACATCGATTACCTGGCGGCCTACGGACCGATTATTACCGGCCATGCCCATCCGCATATTACGGCAGCCATTACGGCGGCAGCCCAGAACGGCACGCTGTACGGAACGCCGACCGAGCTTGAAATCAAGCTTGCCAAAATGCTGAAGGATGCCATCCCTTCCTTGGACAAGGTGCGCTTCGTCAATTCCGGCACCGAAGCCGTCATGACGACGATCCGCGTTGCTCGCGCATATACGAAGCGCAATAAAATCATCAAATTCGCCGGCTGCTACCACGGTCACTCCGACCTCGTGCTTGTCGCCGCAGGTTCCGGACCGTCCACCCTCGGCATTCCGGACAGCGCCGGAATTCCAACAAGCATTGCCCACGAGGTCATAACGGTTCCGTTTAACGACCTTGACAGCCTGCGTGAAGCCTTGGAGCGCTGGGGCGATGACGTGGCTGCGGTGATGGTCGAGCCGATTGTCGGCAATTTCGGCATGGTGATGCCAAAGCCCGGCTTCCTGGAAGGATTGTGCAAGATGGCTCATGATAACGGCTCGCTCGTCATCTATGACGAGGTCATCAGCGCCTTCCGCTTCCACTATGGCTCTTCCCAGACATACGCGGGTCTGGCGAATCACGAAGCCATTCAGCCGGATCTGACCGCTCTCGGCAAAATCATCGGCGGCGGTCTTCCGATCGGCGCTTACGGTGGCCGGAAGCACGTTATGGAGCAGGTTGCCCCGCTCGGACCTGCATATCAAGCAGGAACGATGGCCGGCAACCCGGCGTCCATCGCTGCAGGGATCGCCTGCTTGGAAGTGCTGCAAGGCGAAGGCGTGTACGAGGAAATGGAACGTCTGACGATCAAGCTGACCGAAGGGCTGAAGTGCTCGGCGGACCGCCACGGAATTCCTCTCACGATCAACCGGATTCGCGGCTCCTTCTCCACCCATTTCTGCGATCATCCGGTGACTAACTATGATGAAGCCCAGGATACGGACGGCGAGGCCTTCGCTTCCTTCTTCCGTCATATGCTGGACCGCGGCATTAATCTGGCCCCTTCAAAATACGAAGCATGGTTTATGACGACTGCCCATACGGAAGCGGACATCGATGCAACGCTGGAAGCCGCAGAAGCATCATTTCAAGCCATGAAAGGTTAA
- a CDS encoding aminoglycoside 6-adenylyltransferase → MRSEQEMMDLILGVAKRDERVRAVTLEGSRTNPNVPKDVFQDYDISFHVTDMDSFIQDPGWIDVFGERIILQMPEAMAMFPPDLGNWFSYLMLFTDGNRIDMTLIPIEEKESYSQHDKLIKVLLDKDGTFPAIPEPTDEDYRVKRPSAEFFADCSNEFWWVTTYVAKGLWREEILYAQDHLNNFVRPMLIKMLEWQAGIQTGFSLSVGKNAKYLKRYLPEDSWSQLMDTYPGGTYDQVWDALFAAGALFRKTALHVGEQLGYTYDMGQDERVTGFLHHVRQLPRDAKEIY, encoded by the coding sequence GTGAGAAGCGAGCAAGAAATGATGGATTTAATTCTGGGCGTGGCTAAGCGTGATGAGCGTGTTCGCGCCGTGACCCTGGAAGGCTCAAGAACGAACCCTAATGTGCCAAAGGATGTATTTCAGGACTACGATATCAGCTTCCATGTCACCGACATGGACAGCTTCATTCAAGATCCGGGCTGGATAGACGTCTTCGGGGAACGGATCATATTGCAAATGCCCGAAGCTATGGCGATGTTCCCTCCCGATCTGGGGAACTGGTTCTCCTATCTAATGCTGTTTACGGACGGGAACCGGATCGATATGACCCTGATTCCCATCGAGGAAAAGGAATCCTACAGCCAGCACGACAAGCTGATCAAGGTCCTATTGGACAAAGACGGGACGTTTCCCGCAATTCCGGAGCCGACGGATGAGGATTACCGCGTCAAACGTCCGTCTGCCGAATTCTTTGCGGACTGCAGCAACGAATTCTGGTGGGTGACCACTTATGTTGCCAAGGGATTGTGGAGAGAGGAAATTCTGTATGCCCAGGATCACCTGAACAATTTCGTTCGGCCGATGCTGATCAAAATGCTGGAATGGCAGGCGGGAATCCAGACCGGCTTCTCGCTTAGCGTCGGCAAGAATGCCAAGTATTTGAAGCGATACTTGCCGGAGGACAGCTGGAGCCAGCTGATGGACACCTACCCGGGGGGAACCTATGACCAGGTCTGGGACGCCCTCTTCGCCGCCGGCGCACTTTTCCGCAAGACGGCGCTGCACGTCGGCGAACAGCTCGGCTACACGTATGACATGGGACAGGACGAGCGCGTTACCGGCTTCCTGCACCATGTCCGCCAGCTGCCGCGGGACGCTAAGGAAATCTATTAA